One Arthrobacter sp. StoSoilB20 DNA segment encodes these proteins:
- a CDS encoding SDR family NAD(P)-dependent oxidoreductase, whose translation MSSLQDKVAIVTGAGQGIGQGIALTLAAHGAKVLVTDLDEARAKTTAASIQASGGAALALQQDVSDLSSMGRIKDEALATFGGLDILVNNAGVAMQKPFDEVTEKDWDFINDINSKALFFACQSVAKYFRERKSGKIVNIASFCGKQAIVEYAPYNASKFSVVGITQTLALELGPYGINVNAVCPGVVKTPLWEALPPEQWAMQEEKIPLRRGQTAEEIGEAVAFLASERARSITGASLPVTGGLAMW comes from the coding sequence ATGAGTAGTCTTCAAGACAAAGTAGCGATCGTGACCGGTGCCGGGCAGGGAATAGGGCAGGGCATCGCCCTTACCCTCGCCGCGCACGGCGCCAAAGTACTGGTCACCGACCTTGACGAGGCCAGGGCCAAGACGACTGCCGCGAGCATCCAGGCTTCAGGCGGCGCAGCCTTGGCACTGCAGCAGGACGTATCGGATCTCAGCTCCATGGGCCGCATTAAGGATGAGGCTCTTGCGACCTTCGGGGGCCTGGACATCCTGGTAAACAATGCCGGTGTAGCGATGCAAAAGCCCTTTGATGAGGTCACGGAAAAGGATTGGGACTTCATCAACGACATCAACAGCAAAGCGTTGTTCTTTGCCTGCCAGAGCGTCGCTAAGTACTTCCGCGAGCGTAAGTCCGGCAAAATCGTCAATATCGCCTCGTTCTGCGGCAAGCAGGCCATTGTTGAATACGCCCCCTACAACGCCTCAAAATTCTCCGTTGTCGGAATCACCCAGACATTGGCCTTGGAACTTGGTCCTTACGGAATCAACGTCAACGCCGTCTGCCCTGGAGTCGTTAAGACACCATTGTGGGAGGCTCTTCCGCCAGAACAGTGGGCCATGCAGGAGGAAAAGATTCCCCTCCGTCGCGGACAAACTGCAGAAGAAATTGGCGAAGCGGTGGCATTCCTCGCCTCAGAGCGTGCGCGGAGCATTACCGGAGCCAGCCTGCCGGTTACCGGCGGATTGGCGATGTGGTAA
- a CDS encoding NADH:flavin oxidoreductase/NADH oxidase, which produces MSSLFEPLEIRGMTLKNRVAMSPMLMYMAGDDGLVTERHFVHYGARILGGVGLVMTEVVAVEPRGRISRQDLGLWADTQIEGLSRLTGFAHDCGAKIGIQLAHAGRKSTAQGKGVGPSAIAYGEFPAPQPLDVAELRSIVDAYRQAAVRADRAGFDCLEIHAGHGYLLHEFLSPISNLRTDEYGGSAQGRAKLTLDVMAAIREVWPSEKPVFVRVSAEDGVDGGISLEETDGLVKQLVSLGADLIDASSGNITPGYSGRIFPGYQAKYSQRIKESCGVLTGTVGSISTAEVAELVVSSGSADLVFVGRALLRDPHWTLNAAKTAGVELDLPIPTYARATGPYDRGF; this is translated from the coding sequence ATGAGCTCCCTTTTCGAACCGCTGGAAATCCGCGGAATGACCCTGAAAAACAGGGTCGCGATGTCCCCGATGCTCATGTACATGGCCGGTGACGATGGACTAGTAACTGAACGGCATTTCGTTCACTACGGCGCACGTATTCTGGGCGGCGTAGGCCTGGTCATGACAGAAGTCGTGGCGGTCGAACCACGCGGGCGCATCAGCCGTCAGGACCTGGGTCTTTGGGCAGACACTCAGATCGAAGGATTGAGCCGCCTTACAGGTTTCGCCCACGACTGCGGCGCCAAGATCGGGATTCAGCTCGCCCACGCAGGCAGAAAATCGACGGCGCAGGGTAAAGGCGTTGGTCCTTCCGCTATCGCCTACGGTGAATTTCCTGCCCCTCAGCCGTTGGATGTTGCCGAACTCCGGAGCATTGTCGATGCATATCGTCAGGCTGCTGTGCGGGCTGACCGGGCAGGGTTCGATTGCCTTGAAATTCATGCCGGCCACGGCTACCTGCTCCATGAATTTCTCTCGCCTATCTCAAACCTAAGAACGGACGAGTACGGAGGATCGGCCCAGGGCAGGGCCAAACTGACGCTCGATGTCATGGCCGCCATCCGGGAGGTGTGGCCGTCCGAAAAGCCGGTCTTCGTCCGTGTTTCGGCCGAGGATGGAGTAGACGGGGGTATTTCGCTTGAAGAAACTGATGGGTTGGTAAAGCAGCTGGTCAGCTTGGGTGCTGATCTGATCGACGCTTCCAGCGGAAACATCACCCCGGGTTATTCAGGCCGTATCTTCCCCGGATACCAAGCTAAATACTCGCAGCGGATCAAAGAGTCCTGCGGTGTCCTTACGGGGACAGTTGGATCGATCAGCACCGCGGAGGTAGCGGAGCTGGTTGTGTCCTCCGGAAGCGCTGACCTTGTCTTCGTGGGCAGGGCACTCCTAAGGGATCCGCACTGGACCCTCAATGCTGCCAAGACAGCAGGAGTTGAGCTTGATCTTCCCATTCCCACTTACGCCAGGGCAACAGGGCCCTACGACCGCGGCTTCTAG
- a CDS encoding glucose 1-dehydrogenase produces MSGRLEGKVALITGATGGQGSEEVKLFAREGAKVVIADISHERVKMLAEEIESTGGEALPIVLDISQETDWEAAIASTEEHFGRLDVLINNGGVISLAGIEASELEEWNWILSVNQTGTWLGMKHSVGLMRKGGRGGSIINLSSIYGVVGSGDCAAYTGTKGAVRLLTKTAAVEFAKDNIRVNSILPGLIDTPMTKAVLEQFGNQHPDIVRTPLGRAGRPEEIAYGALFLASDESSFITGTDLLIDGGRTAN; encoded by the coding sequence ATGTCAGGAAGACTTGAGGGCAAAGTCGCTCTTATTACAGGCGCGACCGGAGGCCAGGGCTCGGAAGAGGTCAAACTTTTTGCCAGAGAAGGCGCGAAGGTTGTCATCGCCGACATTTCGCACGAGCGCGTAAAGATGCTGGCAGAGGAAATTGAATCCACAGGCGGCGAAGCGCTTCCAATCGTTCTGGATATTTCACAGGAGACTGACTGGGAGGCCGCGATCGCCTCAACCGAGGAACACTTCGGGCGGTTGGATGTCTTGATAAACAATGGGGGTGTTATCAGCCTTGCCGGTATCGAAGCCTCAGAACTCGAAGAATGGAACTGGATCCTCTCAGTCAACCAAACTGGAACCTGGCTTGGTATGAAGCACAGTGTTGGCCTGATGCGCAAGGGCGGGCGGGGAGGCTCTATCATCAACCTGTCTTCCATTTATGGTGTGGTAGGCAGCGGCGACTGCGCCGCTTACACAGGGACCAAGGGCGCCGTGCGCCTTCTAACCAAGACGGCAGCTGTTGAATTCGCCAAAGACAATATCCGGGTCAACTCCATACTCCCCGGGCTCATTGACACACCGATGACCAAGGCCGTGCTGGAGCAGTTCGGCAACCAACATCCCGACATTGTCCGGACCCCCCTCGGCAGGGCAGGTCGGCCGGAAGAAATCGCCTACGGCGCCCTCTTTCTCGCCAGCGATGAGTCTTCGTTCATTACCGGAACCGATCTGCTTATCGACGGCGGTCGAACCGCCAACTAG
- a CDS encoding EthD domain-containing protein — translation MAYTVVFLTRRKPGLTFEQFTDHYLTTHFELASRVPGLVSYRQQPVRHDGAPLLEDSAPAYDAVSEYSFASDEDARKALASREWAALNEDTGEFIDWPTVVTLPVRDAHVFGGQVVPE, via the coding sequence ATGGCTTACACAGTAGTCTTCCTCACCCGGCGTAAGCCTGGATTGACCTTCGAGCAGTTCACTGATCACTACCTGACGACACACTTCGAGCTTGCCTCGCGTGTGCCGGGACTGGTGTCTTACCGGCAGCAGCCGGTACGGCACGATGGTGCTCCTTTACTGGAAGATTCGGCCCCTGCTTACGATGCGGTTTCGGAGTACAGCTTCGCCAGCGACGAGGACGCCAGGAAGGCACTTGCCTCCCGAGAGTGGGCGGCGCTAAATGAGGATACGGGGGAGTTTATCGATTGGCCTACTGTGGTCACTCTTCCGGTTCGAGATGCCCACGTCTTCGGGGGGCAGGTAGTACCGGAGTAA
- a CDS encoding NAD(P)H-binding protein translates to MPRAVIFGATGFAGGHILLELLSRDFSVTAVSRSGQDSMEQPRVTWVQGSVLDASLVHQVSEGADVIISAVKMTDDARLASAVPHLLQAAETSGARLAFVGGSGTLLTGDGKITVLEQPTFPEAFKPQATQQAEVLDILRSYRGPANWFYLSPPAQFGAAFAGTKQGSYRKGKDHVLADSNGRSTISGSDYALALVDEICNPQHHNERFTVSYS, encoded by the coding sequence ATGCCAAGGGCAGTGATTTTTGGAGCCACCGGATTCGCCGGGGGCCACATCCTGCTGGAACTTCTTTCCAGAGATTTCTCTGTGACGGCTGTTTCCCGCAGCGGTCAGGACAGCATGGAGCAACCACGAGTGACGTGGGTACAGGGCTCGGTTCTGGACGCCTCGCTTGTCCATCAGGTCAGCGAGGGCGCCGACGTGATTATCTCCGCGGTCAAAATGACGGACGACGCTCGCTTGGCCTCCGCCGTGCCGCATCTTCTGCAGGCTGCAGAAACCTCAGGTGCCAGGCTTGCATTCGTGGGAGGATCAGGCACCCTTCTGACCGGCGACGGGAAGATCACAGTGCTCGAGCAACCCACATTCCCGGAAGCATTCAAGCCGCAGGCAACTCAGCAGGCAGAAGTTCTCGACATCCTGCGCTCATACCGGGGTCCTGCAAACTGGTTTTACCTCAGTCCGCCGGCCCAGTTCGGGGCGGCCTTCGCGGGTACAAAGCAGGGTTCTTATCGGAAGGGTAAGGACCATGTCCTGGCTGACTCCAACGGCAGGTCCACCATTTCTGGTAGTGATTACGCGCTGGCATTGGTCGACGAGATTTGCAATCCGCAGCATCACAATGAGAGGTTCACTGTCTCATACTCGTAG
- a CDS encoding NADH:flavin oxidoreductase/NADH oxidase, whose translation MAKSALFQPLRIRDTTIRNRIWVSPMCQYSVDDHDGIPHDWHLVNLGQTAAGGAGLIFAEATAVSPEGRITSEDTGMWNDDQRDAWARIARFIHSQGAAAGIQLSHAGRKASDYKLFHEKCGTTKPLSEGGWKTVAPSAIAYPGFDIPLELETAGIDEVVDDFVAAAVRSKDAGFDVIEIHAAHGYLLHQFLSPLSNLRTDEYGGSLENRAKLLLRIVKNVREAIGEGLALFVRFSGTDWTEGGWDESQNAKVAAWCKDAGADFFDISSGGILNGIFISVEPGYQVPLGEHISKHGDVPVNAVGLITTSSQAEAIVASGRAEAVMLGREMIRDPHFALRAAHELGEEIDYWTRQYRGATYH comes from the coding sequence GTGGCGAAGTCAGCGTTGTTCCAGCCGCTTAGGATCAGAGATACGACGATCCGTAACCGCATCTGGGTGTCACCCATGTGCCAGTACTCGGTCGATGACCATGACGGCATCCCGCACGATTGGCACTTGGTCAACTTGGGGCAGACCGCTGCCGGCGGTGCCGGGCTAATCTTCGCAGAAGCGACTGCGGTAAGCCCTGAGGGCCGGATAACGAGTGAAGACACCGGCATGTGGAACGACGATCAACGGGATGCATGGGCGCGGATCGCCCGTTTTATTCATTCTCAAGGCGCCGCTGCAGGGATCCAGCTCTCGCACGCAGGGCGCAAGGCTTCCGATTACAAGTTGTTCCACGAAAAATGTGGAACAACCAAACCCCTCTCTGAGGGAGGCTGGAAAACCGTAGCTCCGTCTGCCATCGCCTACCCGGGGTTCGACATTCCCCTGGAACTTGAGACCGCCGGAATCGACGAGGTGGTGGATGACTTTGTCGCGGCTGCGGTTCGGTCCAAGGATGCAGGATTCGACGTTATTGAGATCCACGCGGCTCATGGCTACCTGCTCCATCAGTTCCTGTCCCCGCTCAGCAATCTCAGGACGGACGAGTACGGAGGCAGCCTGGAGAACCGTGCCAAGCTCCTTCTCCGCATCGTAAAGAACGTGCGCGAAGCCATCGGCGAAGGCCTCGCCCTTTTCGTGCGTTTCTCCGGTACGGACTGGACCGAGGGCGGATGGGACGAAAGCCAGAATGCGAAAGTGGCCGCTTGGTGTAAGGACGCCGGCGCTGACTTCTTCGACATCTCCAGCGGGGGTATTTTGAATGGCATCTTTATCTCTGTGGAGCCCGGATATCAGGTTCCCCTGGGAGAACACATCAGCAAGCACGGGGACGTTCCCGTGAATGCAGTTGGACTCATTACAACCTCGTCACAGGCGGAAGCCATCGTAGCCTCCGGACGAGCGGAGGCCGTCATGCTGGGGCGGGAAATGATCCGCGACCCCCATTTCGCACTGCGTGCCGCCCACGAACTCGGCGAAGAAATCGACTACTGGACGCGCCAGTACAGGGGCGCCACCTACCACTAA
- a CDS encoding MarR family transcriptional regulator, protein MADLSGRQGTRPSMGTGSSDAISDESQPPDVSHSDFLSFSDIAVGVTHRRLPQVDPGAMQMVLLLHRVSNAVIYDLESTVHRPAGWSWAAFRLLFTVWVSGAIESKKAAKLSGMSRAAVSSLTNTLEAAGHMTREPDRSDRRGVILALTPDGAKSFERIFLLHNEREQEWASPLSPQELQTFIDLLEKLNHAGQQAWVNHRD, encoded by the coding sequence ATGGCAGACCTTTCCGGCAGACAGGGGACACGACCGAGCATGGGCACAGGCTCAAGTGACGCAATCAGCGACGAATCGCAGCCCCCCGATGTGTCGCACAGTGATTTTCTATCCTTTTCCGATATCGCTGTGGGCGTGACGCATCGGCGGCTACCTCAGGTTGACCCAGGCGCAATGCAAATGGTCCTACTACTGCATAGGGTCAGTAATGCAGTCATTTATGACCTTGAGTCGACGGTTCATCGCCCCGCAGGCTGGAGCTGGGCGGCCTTCAGGCTCCTCTTTACGGTCTGGGTGTCGGGAGCAATTGAATCGAAGAAGGCCGCAAAATTGTCCGGCATGAGCCGCGCTGCCGTGTCCAGTCTCACGAACACCTTGGAAGCTGCCGGGCACATGACCAGAGAGCCTGATCGGTCGGACCGGCGCGGCGTCATACTCGCGCTAACTCCCGACGGTGCGAAGTCATTTGAGCGCATCTTCCTTCTCCATAACGAGCGGGAGCAGGAATGGGCGTCGCCCCTGTCCCCCCAAGAGCTACAGACCTTCATTGACCTGCTCGAAAAGCTCAACCACGCGGGGCAGCAGGCATGGGTGAATCACAGGGACTAA
- a CDS encoding nuclear transport factor 2 family protein yields the protein MTTEVQSPLPSWGRSQAFVPVPNNAVPVNEFHLADRLAILDALARYAWTYDERQIVALGNSFTEDAVWEGSVAGEFRIEPIRGREAISSWLQEHMANQPDQRRHNMTNHAFISQDADSAEVTSYLLLTSASGGEVKLVTTGFYKTKLVKASSGEWLIEHIFGGFDTPF from the coding sequence ATGACTACCGAAGTTCAGTCCCCCCTTCCTTCCTGGGGCCGTTCCCAGGCTTTTGTGCCGGTGCCCAATAACGCGGTTCCCGTAAACGAGTTCCATCTCGCTGACCGTTTGGCCATCCTCGACGCCTTGGCGCGTTATGCGTGGACGTACGATGAGCGGCAGATCGTGGCTTTGGGCAATTCATTCACCGAGGATGCCGTGTGGGAAGGCTCTGTCGCCGGCGAGTTCCGCATCGAACCGATTCGCGGACGCGAGGCGATCTCGTCTTGGCTTCAGGAGCACATGGCCAACCAACCGGACCAGCGCCGGCACAACATGACGAACCACGCTTTCATCTCACAGGACGCCGATTCCGCTGAGGTGACCTCCTACCTCTTGCTCACCTCTGCCAGTGGGGGAGAGGTCAAACTTGTAACGACCGGGTTCTACAAGACCAAGCTGGTTAAGGCGTCGTCGGGTGAGTGGCTCATTGAACACATCTTCGGCGGTTTTGACACACCCTTCTAG
- a CDS encoding sugar ABC transporter ATP-binding protein gives MDPQSSSREAAPSALQITNFSKTFAGQKALDDVSFAVPRGKITALLGMNGSGKSTLIKILAGVYQPDTGGRLEVGGQDVPLPLTPETAHRQGLRFLHQDVGLVDSLSIADNFAFVDRFRAPGVLGPINHRKQYDHVAATLAKFGVEQHPGTLVGKLNPSHRTMIGLARAFQDEEESGVKAFARNVVVLDEPTASLPASEVETILTSLEELKANGGTVIYVSHRTEEVKRLADHMVILRDGKLVADEPTAELGIDDIVTRVVGKKIERTRIPRSSEREGSVVLSASGVTGARLRGVDFHVRSGEIVGIAGLVGCGRSELVRILAGAQLPTAGTMLLHGEDYSPRTPADAIRAGIASVPQERRREGIVLPMTVKENITLGRLRSFTQGGTLSGKKEFAGARDLVNRFSVKPNDLSRVIGLLSGGNQQKVVVARAAGYGGVALILDEPTQGVDALAKQEIANTIRELASQGLAVVLASTDFEEFVGLCDRVEILDRGKVVATAEGDDINEERLALLCARPEKAA, from the coding sequence ATGGATCCCCAATCTTCATCACGTGAGGCGGCGCCGTCGGCGCTCCAAATCACGAACTTTTCCAAAACGTTCGCGGGACAGAAGGCCCTGGACGACGTTTCATTTGCCGTACCGAGGGGGAAGATCACGGCACTCTTGGGCATGAACGGCTCCGGCAAGTCAACCTTGATCAAAATACTCGCCGGCGTCTACCAGCCAGACACAGGAGGCAGACTCGAAGTAGGAGGCCAGGACGTGCCCCTGCCCCTTACTCCGGAGACCGCGCATAGGCAGGGCCTGCGATTCCTTCATCAGGACGTAGGCCTGGTCGACAGCCTGTCCATAGCTGACAACTTTGCCTTCGTGGACAGGTTTCGGGCCCCAGGCGTGCTTGGGCCCATTAATCACCGAAAGCAGTACGACCACGTCGCCGCGACTTTGGCAAAGTTCGGCGTCGAACAGCATCCTGGGACCTTGGTGGGCAAACTCAACCCCTCGCATCGGACGATGATCGGCCTCGCCCGCGCCTTTCAGGACGAGGAGGAATCAGGTGTAAAAGCCTTCGCCCGCAATGTCGTCGTTCTAGATGAACCGACAGCGTCTCTGCCCGCAAGCGAAGTCGAAACTATCCTGACGTCACTGGAGGAACTCAAGGCCAACGGTGGGACAGTTATCTATGTCAGTCACCGAACGGAAGAAGTTAAACGCCTCGCCGACCATATGGTGATTCTCCGCGACGGCAAACTCGTCGCCGACGAACCAACGGCAGAATTGGGCATCGACGACATCGTCACCCGCGTCGTAGGCAAGAAGATCGAAAGGACCCGCATACCCCGCTCCTCCGAGCGAGAAGGCAGCGTAGTGCTGTCCGCCTCCGGAGTCACAGGCGCACGGCTGCGTGGAGTGGATTTCCACGTCCGGTCCGGCGAAATTGTCGGTATAGCTGGACTAGTGGGATGCGGACGCAGCGAACTGGTACGAATCTTGGCCGGCGCCCAACTACCCACGGCTGGGACCATGCTGCTCCACGGCGAGGACTATTCGCCGAGAACTCCAGCCGACGCCATTCGCGCAGGAATCGCGAGCGTTCCCCAGGAACGCCGCCGCGAAGGAATCGTCCTACCCATGACCGTCAAAGAAAACATCACTCTGGGCCGACTTCGCTCGTTCACCCAGGGGGGCACCCTGAGCGGGAAGAAGGAGTTCGCAGGAGCACGTGACTTGGTAAATCGCTTCAGCGTCAAGCCCAACGACCTTTCCCGGGTCATCGGACTACTCTCGGGCGGCAACCAGCAAAAGGTCGTCGTAGCCCGGGCAGCAGGCTACGGAGGCGTTGCCCTGATCCTGGATGAACCCACGCAGGGCGTCGATGCCCTTGCCAAACAGGAGATAGCCAACACCATTCGGGAGCTCGCCAGCCAAGGGCTGGCAGTTGTGCTCGCATCCACAGACTTCGAAGAGTTCGTCGGACTCTGCGACCGCGTCGAAATCCTTGATCGGGGCAAAGTAGTTGCCACCGCTGAAGGCGACGACATCAACGAGGAACGGCTCGCCCTCCTGTGCGCGCGGCCAGAAAAGGCAGCCTAG
- a CDS encoding ABC transporter permease: MSTTAQTSSVGHARPKRKLDLGSLGTSYGVIVFLVVMVIAFSIMLPATFPSADNAKAILSDQSIPVILALAAILPLAAGEFDLSLGATLGFSAITAISVSNAGAPLPVVLLVSVLVGALVGTVNAVLVVFVKVNAFIATLASATILGGLNLLVTGSSLLVLESDEFGALTVTKVMDLQIVLAYAVVLAVALYYVLEKTPFGRYLRATGMGRDAARLSGVRVDRYLAASFILAGVLAALAGALVASRGGTAAPSLGPEFLLPAYAAAFLGATTIKPGYFNVWGTVIGVVLLAVGSNGLTLMGAQTWVTNVFNGVALMVAVSASVLVGRRRKKAV, from the coding sequence ATGAGTACTACAGCACAAACCTCTTCGGTCGGGCATGCGCGCCCGAAACGCAAACTCGATCTCGGGTCGCTGGGGACGTCCTATGGGGTCATAGTGTTCCTTGTCGTAATGGTCATCGCTTTCTCCATCATGCTGCCGGCGACATTCCCGTCCGCGGATAATGCCAAAGCAATCCTCTCGGACCAGTCCATACCCGTTATCTTGGCACTGGCCGCCATCCTGCCCCTAGCTGCAGGTGAGTTCGATCTCTCGCTCGGTGCCACCCTGGGCTTTAGCGCCATCACCGCCATCTCGGTGTCGAATGCAGGTGCTCCGCTGCCGGTCGTCCTTTTGGTTTCCGTCCTCGTCGGCGCCCTTGTCGGCACTGTCAATGCCGTCCTAGTCGTCTTCGTCAAGGTAAACGCTTTTATTGCCACCCTTGCCTCAGCAACCATCCTTGGAGGTCTCAATCTCCTGGTAACTGGAAGCTCGCTGCTTGTGCTGGAGTCCGATGAGTTCGGCGCACTAACCGTGACTAAAGTAATGGACCTCCAAATCGTTCTGGCCTATGCCGTCGTCCTGGCAGTCGCTTTGTACTACGTCCTGGAAAAGACACCCTTTGGACGTTACCTCCGTGCCACTGGCATGGGACGCGATGCCGCGCGGTTGAGCGGGGTACGAGTCGACAGGTATTTGGCGGCCTCCTTCATCCTCGCGGGAGTCCTGGCCGCTCTTGCTGGCGCGCTGGTGGCTTCCCGGGGAGGAACAGCTGCACCTTCATTGGGGCCGGAATTCCTACTCCCCGCTTACGCAGCCGCCTTCCTGGGCGCAACAACAATCAAGCCCGGTTACTTCAACGTTTGGGGCACCGTCATTGGTGTCGTTCTGCTCGCCGTGGGCAGCAACGGGCTGACCTTGATGGGAGCCCAGACATGGGTAACGAACGTGTTCAACGGCGTTGCACTCATGGTTGCCGTGTCTGCTTCGGTACTTGTTGGGCGCCGCAGGAAAAAGGCCGTTTAG
- a CDS encoding sugar ABC transporter substrate-binding protein has protein sequence MKNTQQRRAGLAALGVSAILALTACAGGSGSSNPGATGNADISAAQKVVEEAQAAVTKFDFPTESVQVQKNKLVIGIPCAYAAEGCKRGVDAVEEAAKSLGWRYQMIDPAGDPDKMRAAVRTAIQLKADGIFLGATPPAVVKADVAAARAAGIKVVNMYEPAPADFADANSTQDHILAGKWNAAYVAVATKGAAKAISINDPEFQSVVEWHQGFVEGLKEVCASCQVLKEVNFQIANLQTQVPTDFQATLQANPTANAVWTAYDPVALAIAPVIKRSAQDGKLTVVSHNGDAAALEAIKAGDQPFHGTVAYNIEWQTYAAVDQMVRLFDGKLPDALKTVYVPEKLITKDNVTTIPWDGDIDWKSAYTKLWKTS, from the coding sequence ATGAAGAATACCCAACAGAGGCGCGCTGGTCTGGCCGCTTTAGGGGTCAGCGCCATTTTGGCTCTGACCGCCTGCGCTGGAGGAAGCGGATCAAGCAACCCCGGAGCTACGGGCAACGCGGATATCTCCGCCGCACAAAAGGTCGTGGAGGAAGCCCAAGCAGCTGTTACCAAGTTCGACTTTCCCACTGAAAGCGTTCAGGTTCAGAAAAATAAATTAGTCATTGGCATTCCCTGCGCTTACGCGGCAGAAGGTTGTAAGCGTGGCGTCGACGCCGTGGAAGAAGCAGCCAAATCCCTCGGCTGGCGCTACCAGATGATCGATCCGGCCGGTGACCCGGACAAGATGCGAGCGGCTGTTCGGACCGCAATTCAACTCAAGGCGGATGGGATTTTCCTTGGTGCCACTCCTCCCGCAGTTGTAAAGGCAGACGTGGCTGCAGCCCGTGCTGCCGGTATTAAAGTGGTGAATATGTACGAACCAGCACCCGCGGACTTTGCTGATGCTAACTCCACACAGGATCATATCCTCGCTGGAAAGTGGAACGCGGCCTACGTTGCCGTAGCAACGAAAGGTGCTGCGAAGGCCATCTCCATCAACGACCCCGAATTCCAATCGGTCGTGGAGTGGCACCAGGGGTTCGTGGAGGGTTTGAAAGAGGTGTGCGCTTCCTGCCAGGTGCTCAAGGAAGTCAACTTCCAGATTGCCAACCTCCAGACCCAAGTCCCCACCGACTTCCAGGCCACACTGCAGGCCAACCCCACTGCAAATGCGGTATGGACCGCCTATGACCCCGTCGCCTTGGCCATTGCACCCGTCATCAAACGCTCAGCCCAAGACGGCAAACTGACTGTCGTATCACACAACGGAGACGCAGCTGCATTAGAGGCTATCAAGGCCGGCGACCAGCCATTCCACGGCACGGTGGCTTACAACATTGAGTGGCAGACATACGCTGCGGTTGACCAGATGGTCCGGCTGTTCGACGGAAAACTTCCGGACGCCCTCAAGACCGTCTACGTGCCCGAGAAACTCATCACCAAGGATAACGTCACGACAATTCCTTGGGACGGGGACATCGATTGGAAGTCCGCGTACACCAAGCTCTGGAAGACGAGCTGA
- a CDS encoding nuclear transport factor 2 family protein gives MTDSDTLDTCTPAWAHAKGFLSLGAPRAVPTTFQEIADRDLARESALRYSYAYDERRLDVLHDLLTTDAKFSISISGGEVHAESGRETVVEWLSGIMNGQDDQRRHLVTNIIVEDITDSTAVIVTYLAVYSVRETAQLATTGFYRFELAKEGPLWLISHIFDGLDRPF, from the coding sequence ATGACTGACAGCGACACACTTGATACTTGTACCCCGGCATGGGCCCACGCCAAAGGATTTCTTTCGCTGGGAGCCCCAAGGGCCGTGCCAACTACTTTTCAGGAAATTGCCGACCGAGATTTGGCCCGTGAGAGCGCGCTCCGATACAGCTACGCATACGACGAGAGGCGGCTAGATGTCCTGCACGATCTTCTGACTACCGACGCCAAATTCTCCATCAGCATCAGCGGCGGTGAGGTACATGCGGAATCAGGGCGGGAAACGGTAGTCGAGTGGCTCTCGGGAATCATGAACGGCCAGGACGACCAGCGCAGGCACCTGGTGACCAACATTATTGTCGAGGACATCACAGATTCCACGGCAGTTATCGTGACTTACTTGGCAGTGTATAGCGTGAGAGAAACTGCTCAGCTTGCAACAACCGGTTTCTACCGTTTTGAACTTGCCAAAGAGGGCCCCCTTTGGCTCATATCCCATATCTTTGACGGGCTGGACCGCCCCTTCTAA